CGCGCACCTGGCCTACCTGCGCGGCTATTGCACGCTCACGTTGCGCCCAAACTACCCGGCCCTGGCCTTCGCCCTGGTGGTCGGCGGCTCGCTGTTCAGCCTGCTCGCCAGCCACGGCCTCGGTCCACTGCTCATACCGGTGGCGTTCTACGCCCTGGCCATCGGCGCCATGCTCTGGCGCGCGCTCGCCTGCGGCGGCCTGGCCGCGCTGGGTGCCTGCGCCTTCGTGTTCTCCGACAGCCTGATCGGCATCGACCGCTTCGTCAGCCCGTTCGCCGCCGCCGAGTACCTGATCATCCTCTGCTACTGGCTTGGGCAGTGGCTGATCGCCGCCTCGGTCATGCGGCACTCAACTGCACAAGTATTGACCCAGAGCGGTGCGAGCCGCCTCGGAAGCTGCTAGAACGAGAGTTTTTCGCATTTGCAAGTGGGCAGATTGCCCGAGGAACTTTACAAGGCTCAGAAACGCTAAAACATTACAGCCCAAGCTAAATGATATTAATTATCATTACACAACTAAGCGGTCGTTACGCGAGGCAAGAAACATAATTAACAAAACCGCGCGCAATGCCCGAAAATCAAGGGTTTCAGCCAGTTAGAGATGATT
This genomic stretch from Pseudomonas entomophila L48 harbors:
- a CDS encoding lysoplasmalogenase, yielding MPRPGHLFLIAAAAAACYLYALASDNALLGLLVKPIPVLALIAWLSTTPATPYRRWIMLGLAFSVLGDILLAIPHDLFVFGLAAFLCAHLAYLRGYCTLTLRPNYPALAFALVVGGSLFSLLASHGLGPLLIPVAFYALAIGAMLWRALACGGLAALGACAFVFSDSLIGIDRFVSPFAAAEYLIILCYWLGQWLIAASVMRHSTAQVLTQSGASRLGSC